From the genome of Leptotrichia sp. HSP-342:
ATAAAATCTGCATCTTCTTCCAAAATATGGTGAAATGCCCTTTTGATAAAATTTTAACAAATATAGCAATATTTTTTTCATCATTTTACCACCTTGATAATATCCTTTTCGATATCCCCATACTTTAAATTTTTTAAATTATCTTTCAAAATAGATTTGCCTACAAATACATAATCAGTATTTTTTCTAAATTTATCCTTATGTATTTTTACAAATTCTTTAAAAATTCTTTTGATTCTATTTCGTTGAACTGCATTTCCAGTTTTTTTGCTGGCTACAAAGCCAAATCGCTGGTCGTTATTCTTATTTTCATTTATAAAAATAATAGCATACTTTGTATGCATCTTTTTTGATCTGTTATATATTAATGAAAAATCTTTTGTTTTCTTAATTTTATTAATAGACATATTTCTCTTCTTTGATTTAAAATAAGTGAGAGCTTATAAATTTACGTCTAAAAAAATTTAGAGCGTTTTTCTTTTAAAAAGCTCTCTAGTTTAGATATTAATGCTTTTAAAAACCCAGTGTTGAATTTAACACCGGGTTATGCTGATAATTTAGCTCTTCCTTTAGCTCTTCTTCTTTTTAAAACATTTCTTCCGCTTTTATTTTGCATTCTTTTTCTAAATCCATGATCTTTTTTTCTTTTTCTTTTATTTGGTTGATATGTTCTTTTAGTCATCCTTTTTCCTTTCTATTATATTTTAAAAAAATTATTGTCTTTTATAGACATTATATACAATATTCAAAAAAAAGTCAAGTTTAATGCTTCGTTTCATAAAGTATGATAAAACTCTCTTAATATCTAACTGTAAAGCTAACAAAAAAAGATACTTGTAAATTTTATACTAAAGTTTAGCTTATTAAAAGATTTTTAGAGTTTTTGTTAATTATTTTTATCCACACCTCTATAATATTTAATATTATATATATTATTA
Proteins encoded in this window:
- the rnpA gene encoding ribonuclease P protein component; amino-acid sequence: MSINKIKKTKDFSLIYNRSKKMHTKYAIIFINENKNNDQRFGFVASKKTGNAVQRNRIKRIFKEFVKIHKDKFRKNTDYVFVGKSILKDNLKNLKYGDIEKDIIKVVK
- the rpmH gene encoding 50S ribosomal protein L34 — translated: MTKRTYQPNKRKRKKDHGFRKRMQNKSGRNVLKRRRAKGRAKLSA